The nucleotide sequence CTCAGTTGTTTTAACGATAATCTGGAGACTAGCAAAGACATAGGGGGGACGAAGATGGAAATTAAATATGAGCTGACAAAAGATGATTACCTAGCGTTTAATCTTCATTACGTTAAGCATTCTAAAACTATAAAGCAGTCTTTATTCAGGCAACAATTTTTTGTGCCAATTATTTTCTTAATCCTGCCTTTTATTTTTCCTTTGGTTGCAGGAGAGTTTTCGGTTGGATTCTCCATTGTCTTTATGCTCGTCTCAGTCGTATGGATGATATTTTATCCAAAATATTTCTACTGGCATGTTATGAGCCATATAAACAAAAGCTTTAACGAGGGCAATAATGAGAATTTGTTAGGGGAGCATACATTTACATTTAATGATGAGGGGTTTATAGAAACGAACAGAGCAGGAGAAAGCCAGGTTAGTTGGTCCAGTATAGAAAAAGTAGAAGAGAATGACCAATATTTCTTTCTCTTCTTTAGTACTATGAG is from Bacillus sp. PK3_68 and encodes:
- a CDS encoding YcxB family protein, encoding MEIKYELTKDDYLAFNLHYVKHSKTIKQSLFRQQFFVPIIFLILPFIFPLVAGEFSVGFSIVFMLVSVVWMIFYPKYFYWHVMSHINKSFNEGNNENLLGEHTFTFNDEGFIETNRAGESQVSWSSIEKVEENDQYFFLFFSTMSAYILPKRSFLNETDQKNFQRRMDQRISSAASK